The genomic window GTGCTGAAGATCGCCGATCGGATCACCGTACTGCGGCGCGGCAAAGTCGTCGGCTCGGCGCTGCCGCAGGAGGCGACGGAGCGCTCGCTGGCCTCGATGATGGTTGGCCGCGATGTCGTGCTGACCGTCGAGAAAACGCCAGCGCATCCGGGCGCGCCCGTGCTGCACATCAATGATCTGCTGGTGCTGGACGACCGAGGCCAGATCGCGGTCAACCATGTGTCGCTGGAAGTCCACGCGGGCGAGGTGCTGGGCATCGCCGGGGTGCAGGGCAACGGACAGACCGAGCTGGTCGAGGCGATCAACGGGCTGCGCGAGATCGTCAGCGGCTCGATCGAGCTTGAGGGACAGCCGATCACCGACGCATCGCCGCGCGAGATCACCGAGATCGGCGTCGCGTACATCCCCGAAGACCGCAAAGGCACCGGCCTGGTGCTGGCGTATCCCATCGCTGACAATCTGGTGCTCTCGACCTACTATCGCACGCCGTTTGCGAAGGGCATTCGGATCATCGGCGCGCAGATCGAGGAGCAGGCCAAAAAGCTGGTGCAGCAGTTCGATATTCGCACGCCCTCGATCTGGACCTCAGCGGGATCGCTCTCCGGCGGCAACCAGCAGAAAGTGATTGTCGCGCGCGAGTTCAGCCGTCCGATCAGGCTGCTGGTCGCGTCGCAGCCCACGCGCGGCATCGACGTGGGATCGATCGAGTTCATTCACCGCTCGATCATCCAGCAGCGCGACGAGGGCGTAGGAGTTCTGCTGGTTTCGGCTGAGCTTGACGAGGTGCTCGCGCTGTCGGACCGCATCGCCGTGATGTATAAAGGAAGCATACTTGCGCTGCTGCCACGCGCCCAAGCGACACGCGAACGGCTTGGTCTGCTGATGGCAGGCATTACAGAGGAGAGTGCAGATGGCCGTTCCCATTAACGCGCCGTTAGCGCCACGGCGAAGCTGGGCAATCTCGCTGGTGCGCGGCGCGCTGGTGCCGTTGCTCGCGATCGTGATCGCGCTGGTCATCGGCGCGGTCATTATCTGGTTTTCAGCGCCCGCCAATCGCGGCACGCGGCTGGAGGTCGTCCTCGCGGCGTATCGTGGCCTGTTCATGGGCGCGCTCGGCAGCCGGGGCGCTATCGCCAACACATTGGTCGAGGCCACGCCCTACATCCTGGCAGGCCTGGCGGTCGCCTTCGCCTTCAAGTGCGGCCTGTTCAACATCGGCGCGGAGGGCCAGCTTTTCATGGGCGCGCTCGGCTCCGTCACGGTCGGCTTTGCCGTCACGGGCCTGCCGATGATCATCCATCTGCCGCTGGCGCTGCTGGCGGGCGCGCTGGCCGGTGGCCTCTGGGGGGCGATTCCGGGCTACCTGCGAGCCAAAACCGGCGCGCACGAGGTGATCACGACGATCATGCTCAACTTTATCGCTTTCCGGCTGATGGACTATCTGATCGTCAGCGGGCCATTGCGCGACCCGACCGCCTCACTGCAACGCACGCCGTTTATTCAGGCCAGCGCGGCGCTACCCCGCTTCATCGGCCCGGTCGAGAGTCCAGGGCTGACGGGCGGACAGACCTACCGGCCCTTGATCGTCACCAGCGATCCGGCCTGGAACCTGCGGCTGCACCTGGGCTTCCTGATCGCGCTGCTGGCGGTCTGGTTCATCTGGTGGCTGCTCAACCGCACGACGACCGGCTTCGAGATTCGCACGGTCGGGGCCAACCCTGAGGCCGCGCGCTACGCCGGGATGAGCATCACCAAGAATTTCGTGCTGGCGATGTTCGTCTCCGGCGCGCTGGCAGGGCTGGCGGGCACCGGCCAGGCGCTGGGCCTGGAGCGCAACATCAAATCGCTCTTTTCGAGCGGCTACGGCTTCGACAGTATCGCTATCGCGCTGCTGGCGAAGAGTAATCCGATCGCGATTATTCCGGCGTCGATCTTCTGGGGCGCACTCAACAATGGTAAAGGGATGATGCAGGCGCAGGCGGGCATCTCCAGCGACCTGATCCGAATCGTGCAGGCGCTGGCGATCATCTTTGTCGCCGCCGATCAGATCGTGCGCTGGATCTTCAGGCTGCGCCAGTCGGAGAGCGACCGGATGATCTTCTCGCGCGGGTGGGGCAAGTAACATGCAACAGACACTCAGCCAGCCACAGACCACCGTCACCGCCTCGACGCGCGGCAATGTGACGCGCGCCCGCATCGCAGGCGCGCTTGGCGTGATCATCGCGATCGGGCTGATCGCCGTCGTCGTCTCGCGGGTCGATCCCGGCAAAGTCTCGACGCTGACCATTCCGCAGCCGGGCGGGCAGATCGGGCAACCCCTGGCGCGCATTCCGCTGCCGACGGTGCCGACCGTGATCGTGATCCAGACACTCCTGGGCCTGGCGGGGATCTATATCGCCATTCGCCAGCCGCTCCGCTGGATCGTGCTGTACGTGAGCGCGCTGATCGGCCTGGCCTTTTTCACGATCTTGCTGTGGGCGGTCGCTGGCTCAAGCGTCGATCTGGTCGATGTGCTGGCGCGCGTGGTGCGGCTGGCAACGCCGATCACACTGGGCGCGCTGGCCGGCCTGATCTGCGAGCGATCGGGTGTGGTCAACATCGGCATCGAGGGCACAATGCTCTTCTCGGCGTGTATCGGCTATATCGCGGCGATCTTGACCGGCTATACCTGGCTGGGCGTGGCTGCGGCGATGCTGACCGGCTCCGTCGTCTCGGCGCTGCACGCGGTGCTCTCGGTCAACTTCAAGGTCGATCAGATCATCAGCGGAACGGTGATCAACCTGCTGGCGGTAGGCACGACGGGCTACCTGCGCGGCGCGTTTATCGTGCCCTACGAGCAGCGCAGCGGCGCCGAGATTGTCGCTCAGGCGCTCGGCAGGCAGCAGATCCCCGGCCTGTGGCGCATTCCGATCCTGGGGCCGGTGCTGTTCTCGCACCCGCCGATCACCTACCTGATGCTGATCCTGGTCTTCGTCGTCAACCTGATGCTCTTCCGCACGGTCTGGGGCCTGCGCACGCGGGCGGTCGGCGAGCAGCCCAAGGCGGCGGATACGGTCGGGATCAACGTCAACCGGCTGCGCTTCTGGAACGTCGTCGGCAGCGGGCTGATCTCAGGGCTGGCGGGCGCGTGGTTTTCGCTGGAGTCGACCTTCCGCTTCGACGATGTGATGACCAACGGACGTGGCTTTATCGCGCTGGCGGCGATGATCTTCGGCAAGTGGACGCCGCTGGGCGCGTTCGGCGGGGCGCTGCTCTTCTCATCCGCCGACGCGCTGCAAATCAAGATTCAGGGCTTCAACTTCGGGCTGCCGCGTCAGTTTTTGCAAATGCTGCCGTATATCGTCACGCTGATCGTGCTGGCCGGGATCATCGGGCGGGCGCGACCACCGGCGGCGGTTGGCAAGCCGTACGAAAAAGGCTAGAATCCTGGTCGGATGCATATTCATCCAGATGATCAGAGCGTTCCCCCCTGGAGGTGTGACTGTGAATATCTTAGTTGTGGGCGGCGGCAAAGTCGGCACGAACTTAGTCAACGTGCTGAGTAACCAGGGGCACAACGTGACCATGATCGAGATCAACGATGCGGTGTTTACCAAGTTGCAGCGGGCGATCCCCCAGGCGCAACTGATCTGCGCCGACGGCTGTAATCCGCTCTCGCTGCGCGAGGCCGGAATCGAGAGCATGGATGCGGTCGTCGCTGTCACCGGCGACGACGAGGATAATCTGGTTGTCGCCAAGCTGGCAAAGCACGAGTACCGCGTCGGGCGCGTGGTAGCCCGCGTCAATCACACCAAAAACGAGTGGCTCTTCACGCCGAAGATGGGCGTCGACATCGCGATCTCGCACTCGTCGCTGCTGGCGCGGATTATCCATGAGGAGCTGAGCATGGGCGATCTGGTGCCGCTGCTCAAGCTTGAGGGCGGCCAGATCTCGCTGGCGGAGGTCACGATTCCCGCTGAGTCGCACGTGATCGGTAGCCGCGTCGAGGCGCTCAAGCTTCCCAGCGATTGCGTGCTGGCGACGCTCCTGCGCGGCGGCGAGGTGCTGCTCCCACGCGGCGACACGAAGATTCAGGCCGGAGACAAGATCATCGCGCTGGTCAAAAGCGAGCAGCAGGCCGAGCTGGTGCGGATTTTTGGGTAGGGCCGAGAACCAAGAACAACGGAACAGAGAACAAAGGACAGCGAGCCATACCCGCTCTAACCCCTTTGTTCTTTGTTTGTTTGTTCTTTGTTTAGCGTACCTGCGACAGCAGAATCGCGCTGTTGACCAGCCCGATATGGCTAAACGCCTGAGGATAGTTGCCCAGCGCCATGCCGCTGGCCGGGTCGATCTCTTCCGAGAGCAGATGATGGGCGCTGGCGTATGACAGCAGCGTCTCGAAGCGCTCCACGGCCTCCGCGACCTCGCCGATCGCGGCCAGCGCATCGACCAGCCAGAACGAGCACAGCAGGAACGTGCCCTCATCGCCCGGCAGATGATCGTCGGTGCGGTAGCGATACACGAGCGCGC from Herpetosiphonaceae bacterium includes these protein-coding regions:
- a CDS encoding ABC transporter ATP-binding protein, translating into MQQPPALEVRNITKQFPGVLANDHISFTLEKGEIHAFLGENGAGKSTLMNILYGLYAPDEGEILVGGKPVTIRNSADAIALGLGMVHQEYALVDTLTAAENIMLGTEVVAGPLLDERAANERIRRLGDEYGLHVPPDVLVHDLPVGVQQRVEILKALYRKADILILDEPTAVLTPQEAEDLFRVMRSLVDSGKSIIFISHKLKEVLKIADRITVLRRGKVVGSALPQEATERSLASMMVGRDVVLTVEKTPAHPGAPVLHINDLLVLDDRGQIAVNHVSLEVHAGEVLGIAGVQGNGQTELVEAINGLREIVSGSIELEGQPITDASPREITEIGVAYIPEDRKGTGLVLAYPIADNLVLSTYYRTPFAKGIRIIGAQIEEQAKKLVQQFDIRTPSIWTSAGSLSGGNQQKVIVAREFSRPIRLLVASQPTRGIDVGSIEFIHRSIIQQRDEGVGVLLVSAELDEVLALSDRIAVMYKGSILALLPRAQATRERLGLLMAGITEESADGRSH
- a CDS encoding ABC transporter permease; amino-acid sequence: MAVPINAPLAPRRSWAISLVRGALVPLLAIVIALVIGAVIIWFSAPANRGTRLEVVLAAYRGLFMGALGSRGAIANTLVEATPYILAGLAVAFAFKCGLFNIGAEGQLFMGALGSVTVGFAVTGLPMIIHLPLALLAGALAGGLWGAIPGYLRAKTGAHEVITTIMLNFIAFRLMDYLIVSGPLRDPTASLQRTPFIQASAALPRFIGPVESPGLTGGQTYRPLIVTSDPAWNLRLHLGFLIALLAVWFIWWLLNRTTTGFEIRTVGANPEAARYAGMSITKNFVLAMFVSGALAGLAGTGQALGLERNIKSLFSSGYGFDSIAIALLAKSNPIAIIPASIFWGALNNGKGMMQAQAGISSDLIRIVQALAIIFVAADQIVRWIFRLRQSESDRMIFSRGWGK
- a CDS encoding ABC transporter permease, which codes for MQQTLSQPQTTVTASTRGNVTRARIAGALGVIIAIGLIAVVVSRVDPGKVSTLTIPQPGGQIGQPLARIPLPTVPTVIVIQTLLGLAGIYIAIRQPLRWIVLYVSALIGLAFFTILLWAVAGSSVDLVDVLARVVRLATPITLGALAGLICERSGVVNIGIEGTMLFSACIGYIAAILTGYTWLGVAAAMLTGSVVSALHAVLSVNFKVDQIISGTVINLLAVGTTGYLRGAFIVPYEQRSGAEIVAQALGRQQIPGLWRIPILGPVLFSHPPITYLMLILVFVVNLMLFRTVWGLRTRAVGEQPKAADTVGINVNRLRFWNVVGSGLISGLAGAWFSLESTFRFDDVMTNGRGFIALAAMIFGKWTPLGAFGGALLFSSADALQIKIQGFNFGLPRQFLQMLPYIVTLIVLAGIIGRARPPAAVGKPYEKG
- a CDS encoding TrkA family potassium uptake protein translates to MNILVVGGGKVGTNLVNVLSNQGHNVTMIEINDAVFTKLQRAIPQAQLICADGCNPLSLREAGIESMDAVVAVTGDDEDNLVVAKLAKHEYRVGRVVARVNHTKNEWLFTPKMGVDIAISHSSLLARIIHEELSMGDLVPLLKLEGGQISLAEVTIPAESHVIGSRVEALKLPSDCVLATLLRGGEVLLPRGDTKIQAGDKIIALVKSEQQAELVRIFG